A region of the Deinococcus hopiensis KR-140 genome:
GCCGGGGACCGGATGGGCGGGAGTTGCGTCCCAGCACCTTCTGGAGTCGGATCGGGGAGGGGAGGCAGGACGAAGCGGACGCCTTGCCCCTGGGTTCGGAAAGCGAGCGTCTCCTGGCCCAGGCGTTGACCGGCGGGGCGCTTCCTGAATCGGTCCAGATCAAGGTTCAGGTGGAACGCGACCGGGACGCGGGCCAAGTTGGCCCTCACGCGGGCCAGCTCAGCCAGCCGATCTGGGCGAGCGAACGCCGATGGAGCCCTTCGCAGCTTCACGCCGCCGGTGCGTGCCGGTACCGCTGGTTCGCGCAGAAGCTGCTGCGACTTGAGGAAGTGCGCGACCCTGACCAGATCGAGGACCGCCGCGTGGTCGGCACCCTGCTGCACGCCGCGCTGGAGGGCGCTTTGACGGGCGAGCAGGCTGGGGACAAGGCTGAGGACCGCATCCGCCGCGCCGAGGAGGTCCTGAAGCAGCGGGAGCGCGCCCTATGGGCAAGCGGCGAACTGCGCGGTGGGCCGCTGTGGCCCATTGAGCGGGAAGAGATCCGCCGCACGGCGGTCCGCGCGATTCAGAGTCCCGGCTTCGTGCCCCAGGGTTGGACGCCCGTACAGCTTGAGGAGCGCCGTGAGTTCTCCGTTCAGGCGGGCGAGCACACCTTCCACCTGCTGGGCATCGTGGACCGGCTCGACCGCGCGCCGGACGGCCTCACCGTCACGGACTACAAGACGGGCTCCTACGTCAGCAAAGTGGTGCAGGGCGGGGCGCTGAACCTGGAGGTGCAGCTGCCGCTGTACATGGAAGCGCTGGGGGCAGTGAACGGACGGTACTTCAGCATTGAGAAGGGGGAGAACCTTCCTGGCGGTGCAGGCCCTGGAGCGGAAGGGCCGAGGCGGAAGTACCGCTGGGAGGAGCACCGATCGAACGTCAACGCCTTCTTGCAGGGACTTGGTGAGGCGCTGGCGCAGGGCAACGTGGCGCCGAGCCCCGACCACAAACGGGAGGCGTGCGCGTACTGCACGGTTCGGCCCGTGTGCCGCGACCGCGGTGTGGAGGTGGACGCATGACCGTGATGGAGAATGCCAGGGGGGGCCGCTTCACGCCCGCGCAAGAAGCGGCGGTCTACTCGCCGGAGAGTGTGGCCATCTCCGCCGGGGCGGGCAGCGGCAAGACGCGCGTCCTTGCGGAGCGGATCCTGAATTTGCTGCGCGGTGGGGTCGAGCCCGGCCAGATTGTGGCCGTCACGTTCACGGAAGCGGCGGCGGCGGAACTGCGTGAGCGCATCACCCGGTACGTCGAGGTGCGGGCGGAGGAGGAAGGCCCGGCATGGCAGGCGGCACTCGCGGGCCTGCCACTGATGCAGGTGAGTACCATTCACGGGCTGTGCGGACGGGTGGCCCGGGAACACCCGGTGGAGAGCGGCGCGGGTCTGGGATTCGAGGTGCTCGACGAGGTCGAGGCCCGCGCGTGGCTGGATGAGCATCTGGCCCCGGTCCTCGCGGAACTGCCCGCAGACACCCTGCTCGCCGTGCCGGGGAAGATCCGGACGGACGTGATTCGCACGCTGCTGGACGACCCCACCTCGGCGCGGGACGCCCTGGAGGTTGCGGCGGAGATGGCGGTCGGTGATCCTGCTGAGCGGGCTCAGCGTGCGTGGCAGGCGGTGGCGGGGGAGTGGAACGGGGCGCGCGCCGCGTTGCAGGCCTTGCAAGGCCCGCCGGCCGATGAACTGGAGCAGATCCGGCGGGCCACCCTGCAGGCAGCGAAGGAAGCGCCTGTGCTGGGCGCAGGACTCCTGGCGGTGCGCGCCGCCCTGCAGCCGCATAAAGGCACCATAGGTAAGGGCTGGACGAAGGAGGAGAAGGCCGCGACCCACGCTGCCCTGAAGACGATCAAGGGCCTGGCGGCGCGGGACGACCTGCTTGGGGAAGCCACGGAAGGCGCGAGGATGCACGATCGGGCGGTCGTGGCGCTGCACGAGGTCTTCACGCATGTCCTGAAGCGTTTCGGGCAGCTCAAGGCTGAGCAGGAGGTGGCGACGTTCGCGGACCTCGAAGCGTACGCGGACGCCGCACTCGTCCACGAACCGGTCCGGGCGTATTACGCGGCGCGCTGGACGCACTTGCTGATCGACGAGGCGCAGGACACCAACCCCGTACAGTGGCGGATCCTCTCGGCGCTGGCCGGGGACGGCGTGAACCTCACGGTGGTGGGGGACGAGAAGCAGAGCATCTACGCGTTTCGCCGTGCGGACGTGGCCGTGTTTCGGGAGGCGCAGGCGGAAGTGCAGTCGCGTGGCGGGAAGGTGATTCCCATGGCCACGTCCTTCCGCACGCACGCGGGACTGGTGGCGGCTGTGAACGTGTACTTCGAGAACCTGATGCGCGGCCCGGACGAAACCCGGCCAACCGCCGCGAAGTTCGAGCCGCTCAGCGCCCACCGTCAGGAACACCCGGGTGGGGAAGACGCGCCCAGCGTGGAACTGCACGTCATTCATGGCGATGACACGGCGTCCCTCCGGAAAGCCGAGGCGACGTACCTTGCGGGCCGTATTCAGGCGCTGCAGCTTGCTGCGCCGCCCGTGTATGACCGGGAGGCGGAAGGTCTTCGGCCGCTGCGTCTGTCGGACGTCGCCATGCTCTTTCGCGCGCGGACCGACCTCAAGCTGTACGAGGACGCCCTGAGCCGTGCGGGCCTGCCGTTCGTGGTGCATGGTGGGCGGGGCCTGTATGACCGCCCTGAAGTGCAGGACGCCACGAACCTCCTGCAGGCCGTAGCTGATCCCACGGCGGACGTCTTCCTCGCGGCGGTGCTGCGCGGACCGCACGTGCAGGTGACCGACGACACGCTCCTTGAACTCGCGCAGGACCGGGAGGAAGGAGAGAGCCTCTGGGCCTCGGCCTGCCGGAGTGACCGCCCCGATGTTCAGAAAGCGGTAGGGCTGCTGCTCACCCTCCGGGAAGCGAGCGTCACGCTCAGCGCCTCCCAACTGCTTGCGGAAGCGGACGGCCGGACCGGGGCGCTGCTCGTCCACGCCGCACAACCCGATGGCGCGCGCCGGGTAGAGAACGTTCGCCGCTTCCAGGCCCTGCTGCGCCGCTGGGCGGGGGAGGGCGTGCGGGACGTCGTCAGCGTTGCCGATCACCTGACCCGCCTCGCGCGGCTGGAAGCGCAGGAGGCCGAAGCGATCAGTCCCCATCCGGACGCCGTGCAGCTGATGACCATTCACGGGAGCAAGGGGCTGGAGTTTCCCGTGGTGATCGTCGCAGACGCCCTGCGGCAAGGCGGCGGTCCTCCACCGAAGGTTCGGTTTGATGCCCGGCTCGGCGTGGCGTTGCGGCTCCCACACCTCGACGACGACCTGCCCGAATGGGAAGCGCTCGAGGGCCTGAGCAAGGAGCGGGACCTGAGCGAAGCGGAACGGGTGGCGTACGTGGCCTTTACGCGGGCCGCAGATCTGCTGGTGCTCAGCGTGAGTGGGGGAGACTCCGGTAAGGCCCAGGAGCGCTTTGCGACGTTCGTGTCTCATCTGCCGGAAACGGGTGTGGAGCGGCACTACCTCACGCCGGAGGAGGTGCCGCCCGTGGCACCGCTGCCGCTGACCCTCAGGGGAGCCCGCCCGACGCTGGAGGTGCGCAGCGGTCCGGGCGTGATCCTGCCGGGCAGCCTGGCCGTCACCAGCCTCGCGAAGTACCTGCAGTGCCCGCGGGCCTTCGCGTACCAGTACCTGGAGGGCCGACTGCCCCTCGCGAGCGTATGGAGCGAGCGCCTGCAGGCGGATGAGCGCAACCCCGAGAAACGCGCGGCGGGCCGGCAGATCGGCGACGCGGTGCACCGCGCATTCGAGCACAGCTGGACGCCCCTCGACATGGCCGAGCGCCTCGCGTACCTCGCACCCATCGACCTCAAATTGGTCGCGGACTGCGTGAGGACTTTCCAGGGCGAGGCATTCGCCAGCGTGAACCGGCGCCGGTACCGGCGGGAGATGCCCATCCAGGTGCCGGTCGGTCCCGTGACCTTCGAGGGGATCGTTGATGCGTTCGACGAGGAAGGCCGCCTGGTGCTGGATTACAAGACCGACCGCACTGATCATCCGGAACACCATCTGCCGCAGCTGGCCCTGTATGCACACCACCTCAAGGCGGAGCAGGCGGCCCTGGCGTACGTCCGGGTGGGAAAGCTGCACGTCTTTTCGCCCGAGGATCTGAACACGGGGATGCAGCAGATCGGGGCGGCCGTGGAGCGGATGACTGCGCTGGATTTTGCACCGACGCCCAGCGTGGTCGCCTGCCGCACCTGCGCGTTCCGCGGTGTATGTGACGCTGCAGTACAGGGGCAGGCGACGTGAGGCTCGCGCGACGCCCTTGTTGCCCCGTGCACTTCCGTTTTCCACCCTCTTTTCAGGAGTACCCATGAGCGACACTGAGCTGACCGGCGACGCCCCACCTGCGCTCCCCGCCCCCAATACCTACGCTGAGGCTGTCCTCGACTTCCTCACGGAAGAAGGCTTCCGGCCCAAGTTGGACGAGGACGGAGACGTGTACTTCAAGTACGAGGGCGGCACGTACGTCGTCCTGACGGGCAGGGACGACCCCACGGTGCTGCTCGTCGTCTACCCGTATTTCTGGTCGTTGGACGACGCGGCGGAGCGTGCGCGTGCGCTGGAGGCCGCCATGTATGCCCAGCAGCACGTACTCATCGGTCGGGTAACGGTGCTTGATGGCAACGTGAGTGCCAGCGTGAACGCCTACCTGCCAGACGAGCACAGTTTCCGGGCGGTACTCATCAAGAGCGTGGACGGGCTGAAATACCTCGTGACGAGGTTTCGGGAGCACATGCACGCCCAGTTGGAGAACTGATGAAAAAAAGTGTTCAGGAAGTGGTGCTGGCCGCTGAGGAAGACCAGGAACCTGTGCTGGGGTTCCGGCCAACGACCGTGCGTGAGTTCAGGAGTGTTCCGGCTGTGGAGGAGTCGCGGCGTGCTCAGCACCTCTTCTTGGCCGGAGCCGCACTGCGCGCCTTCGCTCAGACTGGGGTAGCAATCGCGACCAAAGGCACCTACCGGCTTATGGCCAACCCCAGGTTTGGTCCGGAGTTGCTCGCCAAAGGACCTCATGGGACCCTTCGTGGTTTTTACCGGGAAGGGGGCAAGATCGCTGGCCACGCGAAGTTCAAGCCCGTGAACGCCGTCAGCCTGGCGAACGTGGGGCTCGCGTTACTGGAAATCGCGACGGTGGTCACCTCTACCGTGCACCTTCAGGACATCGCCACGCAGCTCAAGGAGGTTAAGGCCCTCCTCCGGAAGCTGCATGACCTGCTGGAGGACCAGCGGGTGGGTCGGCTGAAGGGCAACCTGGAGTATCTGTATGAAATCTGGACGATGCTGGAGCAGGGCACGTGTACGCCCCGCGATGGAGAGCGCTACCTCCCACAACTGGAATTGATCTACCGCGAGTGCCTGGGCGAGATTCACACGGCGCAGCAGCAGATGGGCCGCCGGAAGCAGGAGCTTGGCAAGGCGCAGAAGGTCCGCCTGAAGGGCCACTTGGTCTGGAAGAAGATCAATGAGAAAGACGTCGAGCAACTTCGTGAGGCAGTGATGGACTTTTCCCTGTCCCTGCACATCGCCCTGCTCGCTCAGGAGACGGCGTCCGTGGCCTGTGCCCTGGGGGTCCGGCTGGGGGTCCCAGCCCCTCAGATTCAGCATCGTCTCCATGGGCTGGGTGAACACGTGCAGAACCTTAAGCAGGACTGGAATGGCTACGCAGACGATCTGCGGACCAAGTTTGAGGACGTTGCCACAAAGCCCGGAACCCAGAAGATCCAGAAGGAACTGGCGGGCTTCGTGGCCCATCATCAGGAGCGACCGAAAGTCCTCCTACAAAGGATCGAGAGCGTTCGCAACCAGCTGTCCCCGCAACGGCCGATAGAACTCTTTTTCAGAGTTGAAGAGGGTCAGGTTGTGGACGTTCGTCAGATCCAGGAGCTTCCCACATGACGGCCACCACCAAGACCGAGCGTATTCTCGACATCCTCGAACTGCTGGCGGACGCAGAATTCAGTGCCAGGGACGTGGTTCAGCGGTTGGGCCTTCCGGGTAACCAGCTGCGGAGCGTGCAACGGGACCTGCGGGTTCTTCTGGACCGCAACATTCTGGAGGAGACATCTGCTGGCCGTTACCGCCGCCCCCTGCCCCCCAGCACCCTGAATCCTGTAGAAGCCTTGGCGGTGTATTCCGCAACGCGCATGCTGTACCACCACGCTGCGGAGTACAACGAGCATTACCACCGGGCGATGCAGAAGCTCAGCAAGCAGTTGCCCGGGCCTGCCCAGCGCGTCGCGTCGTTGGCCAACGACGCGTACCGTCAACGCCCCAATGCTGCTGAGTCGAGAACGTTCGAACTTGTGGCTCAGGCGTGGCTGGACGGGCGGGTTCTGAGGTTCAGCTATCACTCCCTGCAGAAGGTCTCGACGGTCGAGCTGGTGATCTACTTCATCGAGCTCAACCCCCAGAACAAACAGGCGTACGCCATTGGGGTCAACCGCTTGAAAGAAGGGAGCAAGCCCTTTGTCTTTCGTGTAACCCGAATGCGGGACGTGTCGCTGCTGAGCGAATATTGCGAGATTCCTGAGGAGTTCCATCCCCTCAAGTTCTTGTCAGGTGCCTGGGGCATCATGACAGGAGACCCCGTGCGGGTGGAGCTGTTCTTTACTCCAGCAGTTCGGGAGAGAATTCAGGAGACGCACCTGGGAAGCACCGCACAGGTCAAAGTCTTGGCCAGCGGACACACGAGGGTCGTGCTGACCGTGGGTGGTTGGCGAGAACTCGTCTCCTGGGTGCTTGGGTGGGGCGGGGAAGTGGAGGTCCTGGAACCTCCGGAACTGCGGGAAGCTGTGGCTCGCGGCCACCACCTGGGGGCAGGGCTCTACACTGTTGCCCCCATTCAAGGCGCACAAACTTGATATTGATTCGAGATCGGGGGGCAGACAGCATGTTGAATGCGTGGCGCTCCTGGCACTTGGCCACGCCGGTCCAGAGCCTGGCTCTGGCCACCTCCACCCTGTCTCTGTTCGGCCTCCAGGTGCCTTGGCCCTATTTCAACGGGGTGGCGCGGTGGCGACTGGTTCTTCCCGCTGCCCCTACCCGCAGGAGCCGTTTAAATCTTCTCCTGCTCGCATAATCGAAATCCGAGTTGTAGATGGCAACAGTCTTGCCCAGCGACGCGCCGCGGATGTATGGCGCGAGGTAGGCGAAGCCTGGGGCCTTTGCCAGCATCTCTTCGGTCCCGCGCACCATCCTCAATCGGCCCGAGGTTGCGCACGAGGGTGTCGAGCAGGACCTCACCCTGAACCTTACACACCGCGATCTCGATGACGTGTCCCTCCAGCCCCGTCGTCTCGGTGTCCAGCCCCGCCAGGTTGGGGTCTGCTGGCCAGGCGCAAAACTGCGCGACGGCCTCCGCGTGCTCCACCCAGGGGAATGTCTTTGACGACTGACAGCTTGATTTCCACCTGCGTCATGATGCAGCTCTCCGGGGTGCCAGTCGCTGCGGCTCCTACAGTTTGAACAGGCTCTGGCCGAGGTTGTAACTCAGTAGCGTGACCGGCTTCTGGTGGAGTTCTGGTTGTATGCTTGCGACTTCGAGGTCAACCGAGCGGATCAGGTGCGGCGGGGACTCCTCCACGTAGGTTGGGATTTTTGGCACGGCGCACTCCCCCTCAGTCTGCCGCCTGCGTGGGCACGAACTCGAATTGCTGGGCCAGCGTCATTGCGTTCAGCAGGCAGCCGTTGCTCAGGCGGTAGTGGTCGGTCGTCCCGATTTTCCCCTGCACCCGCTCGATGTCCACAATGTCTACCAAGTCGCCGCCCTTGCGGTTCCTCCAGCGTGCCCCCACCACACGACGGGGTTCCTCCTGCGGCTCCTCCACCTTCTTCGCCGCGACGAGTGCGCCGCCGTTGTAAGCCTGTGTGTCAGGCTTTGGAGTGGCCTTGGGACGTGATCCTCCGCCAATCAGCCGATCAAGCGCCCGAATTCTCAGCGTACGCTCGTTGTTCTGTGTGGCACGCGCTTCTATCTGCGCGGCAAGCTGAGCCTCGCCGATCTCCGCCAGGGTCAGGCGTGGCCAGAACTCAGCCCGTAGGATACTCGCTGTGCGCGTGGACTCACCTATTATCTTCTCCAGGTTTTCGCCCACGAGCTTCCGCAGCGCCTGGTACGTCGCGGTATCAACAGAGGCACGGGGGCGTCTCAAAAGCTCCTCGTGGGGAATAGGGACCAGATCGTTCACGTTGGTCGTTTTCGCCCGGTCCCCGCCGCCAGACGGGCCATCCGCAACCGCCGCCCGCCCGGCCGCCGCGCCCGGAACAGTCTCGGTGGTCGGAGTATTGCCTGACTGACCCACGAGCATGCTCTCCAACTCCTCCGTCGAGGGAACGTCCAGCCCCTCGGCCGCTTCAGCGGCCCCGCCTTCAGGCGGTGGCTGTTGGAGTACGGCGCTGATCTCGGAGTTGCGAGGGACCGTCATCAGTGCCTGGGGGGAGGATCCGAACGGCGCCCCTTCCGTTTTTTGAAGCGCAGCTTCTCCCGAGGAGCACGTCGCTGGGGAGGCCTCGTCCACCAGCGGGGGGTGCTCGGTGAGTTGTGCAGGTGCGCTCGCGTCACCAGTAACGCTCTTTACTCCTCCTGGGAAAGCTTCCTGAGAAAGATCCCTGGGAGAGATCCCTGTGGTATTGCTACGGGTATTTTCCCTAATGGACGCGGAACTTTTCCCGACCGCACTCGGAACTTTTCCCGACTGCACTCGGGCATTTTCTCGAATGGAGTTGCCCTCATTGCCCGAGTCGTCCTGATCGGCGTCTTCTGCCTCATCCGCCCTGGGAGGGGCCGGATCGGGCGAAGTGCGGGTGGCCTCCCAGGCATCCACGGCAGCTTGCACGGCACTGCAGCAGAACAGCCACTGGGGCTTGCGGTCCCACTTCTTCTTGGGGTTGTTGCGGGTGGCCAAGTAGCCCCGCTTGACGAGCCTGGCAAGCTTTTTGCGGATGGTCTTCTCGTCGTAGATGTTGAGCAGCTCCTTGACCCACTCGGCGGCGCTCATGAACACCCAGAGGGACTCGTCGTCTTCCGGGACCTCGCCGCCTGCCTTGGCCACCTTGTTGTGGCGGACCTGCTGACGCTGGGCGAGCTTCCAAGCATACCAGCGCTCGTTTGCGTTGAGAAGGTAAGCCTCGCATTCTTCCTCGTCGCAGATGGCAAGGTAGGACTCTCTCAACGCCAAGGTACGTTGCCCTGCAGGCTGGCGGATGATGGCGAACTCCTTACTCATGAGGGCGCTCCTGCGCGTCCTTGGCCATGGCTAAGCCGCCCAGTAATTTCACCGGACATTTCCAAGCATGTAGCCTGGCCACACGCCAATGCTGCGGGTCTCCCAACCCACAAAACGGCTTAGAGTTACCGTTTCCACCCCTTGAATACGTTTGGGCGCTCAACTTCACGCATCGGGAGCTGGCCTTGAGGCTGTTAACCTCAGTTCCAGCCGCACGGTTATTTCGGAGGATGTTGTAGGGTGTGCAGGGGCTTACCTGGGTAGATGGGGTGTTTGATGCCATACCTAATCGTTGAGCGCAAGTGGGTGGTTTTGTTCGTTGAAGATTCCGCTACACCCCCATTTCCACACTTAGGGGATTGACAAACCACCGAATCAT
Encoded here:
- a CDS encoding UvrD-helicase domain-containing protein — encoded protein: MTVMENARGGRFTPAQEAAVYSPESVAISAGAGSGKTRVLAERILNLLRGGVEPGQIVAVTFTEAAAAELRERITRYVEVRAEEEGPAWQAALAGLPLMQVSTIHGLCGRVAREHPVESGAGLGFEVLDEVEARAWLDEHLAPVLAELPADTLLAVPGKIRTDVIRTLLDDPTSARDALEVAAEMAVGDPAERAQRAWQAVAGEWNGARAALQALQGPPADELEQIRRATLQAAKEAPVLGAGLLAVRAALQPHKGTIGKGWTKEEKAATHAALKTIKGLAARDDLLGEATEGARMHDRAVVALHEVFTHVLKRFGQLKAEQEVATFADLEAYADAALVHEPVRAYYAARWTHLLIDEAQDTNPVQWRILSALAGDGVNLTVVGDEKQSIYAFRRADVAVFREAQAEVQSRGGKVIPMATSFRTHAGLVAAVNVYFENLMRGPDETRPTAAKFEPLSAHRQEHPGGEDAPSVELHVIHGDDTASLRKAEATYLAGRIQALQLAAPPVYDREAEGLRPLRLSDVAMLFRARTDLKLYEDALSRAGLPFVVHGGRGLYDRPEVQDATNLLQAVADPTADVFLAAVLRGPHVQVTDDTLLELAQDREEGESLWASACRSDRPDVQKAVGLLLTLREASVTLSASQLLAEADGRTGALLVHAAQPDGARRVENVRRFQALLRRWAGEGVRDVVSVADHLTRLARLEAQEAEAISPHPDAVQLMTIHGSKGLEFPVVIVADALRQGGGPPPKVRFDARLGVALRLPHLDDDLPEWEALEGLSKERDLSEAERVAYVAFTRAADLLVLSVSGGDSGKAQERFATFVSHLPETGVERHYLTPEEVPPVAPLPLTLRGARPTLEVRSGPGVILPGSLAVTSLAKYLQCPRAFAYQYLEGRLPLASVWSERLQADERNPEKRAAGRQIGDAVHRAFEHSWTPLDMAERLAYLAPIDLKLVADCVRTFQGEAFASVNRRRYRREMPIQVPVGPVTFEGIVDAFDEEGRLVLDYKTDRTDHPEHHLPQLALYAHHLKAEQAALAYVRVGKLHVFSPEDLNTGMQQIGAAVERMTALDFAPTPSVVACRTCAFRGVCDAAVQGQAT
- a CDS encoding helix-turn-helix transcriptional regulator — its product is MTATTKTERILDILELLADAEFSARDVVQRLGLPGNQLRSVQRDLRVLLDRNILEETSAGRYRRPLPPSTLNPVEALAVYSATRMLYHHAAEYNEHYHRAMQKLSKQLPGPAQRVASLANDAYRQRPNAAESRTFELVAQAWLDGRVLRFSYHSLQKVSTVELVIYFIELNPQNKQAYAIGVNRLKEGSKPFVFRVTRMRDVSLLSEYCEIPEEFHPLKFLSGAWGIMTGDPVRVELFFTPAVRERIQETHLGSTAQVKVLASGHTRVVLTVGGWRELVSWVLGWGGEVEVLEPPELREAVARGHHLGAGLYTVAPIQGAQT